A genomic window from Vitis riparia cultivar Riparia Gloire de Montpellier isolate 1030 chromosome 18, EGFV_Vit.rip_1.0, whole genome shotgun sequence includes:
- the LOC117907790 gene encoding phosphatidylinositol 4-phosphate 5-kinase 5-like → MDGQKSQAKLTRTQSSLLRSSPTIRSSIHSLSSINEDEMIASQEEEKKPHRSGSTPRTGSHRFASVLAMASLTFCTLSFLFFFFFFYLRREEIPTSENLLLALIFVAIALFFAGKNKGFLHHTILILKHSWDCNVRKLGFSKSNAKPVQWFIGESTTNKVQKAKRIVREGVEFYSNGDFYEGEFHKGRCNGSGVYNYIVNGRYEGDWIDGRYDGYGIESWARGSRYRGQYRQGLRHGYGVYRFYTGDSYAGEWVNGQSHGIGVQTCSDGSCYVGEFKCGVKHGLGCYHFRNGDRYAGEYFGDKIHGFGVYHFANGHCYEGSWHERRKQGYGMYSFRNGDTRCGEWDSGTLKNPLPPLTDAVLRAVQAARRTAENAIHVPRVDEQVNKAVTAANRAATAARVAAVKAVQNRMDGKFCETTDV, encoded by the exons ATGGACGGTCAGAAAAGCCAGGCGAAGCTTACGAGAACTCAGTCCTCTTTACTCCGCTCATCGCCCACGATTCGATCCTCGATACACAGTCTCTCTTCCATCAATGAAGATGAGATGATCGCGTCccaggaagaagagaagaagccCCACAGATCCGGTTCAACACCCCGAACCGGTTCCCACCGGTTTGCTTCGGTTCTTGCGATGGCGAGCCTTACCTTCTGTACcctttccttccttttctttttcttcttcttctatctcagaagagAAGAAATACCCACCTCGGAAAACCTCCTATTAGCTCTGATTTTTGTTGCAATCGCGCTTTTTTTCGCCGGAAAAAACAAGGGTTTTCTTCACCACACAATCTTGATTCTCAAACATTCCTGGGACTGTAATGTTAGGAAGCTTGGGTTCTCGAAGAGTAATGCGAAGCCAGTACAGTGGTTTATCGGTGAATCGACGACGAACAAGGTGCAAAAGGCAAAGAGAATTGTGCGAGAAGGCGTGGAGTTTTACAGTAATGGTGATTTCTACGAAGGGGAGTTTCACAAAGGAAGGTGCAACGGAAGTGGGGTTTACAATTACATTGTGAATGGGAGGTATGAAGGTGATTGGATTGATGGGAGGTATGATGGGTATGGGATTGAGAGTTGGGCGCGAGGGAGTCGATACAGGGGGCAGTATCGGCAGGGTTTAAGGCATGGTTATGGGGTTTATAGGTTCTACACAGGGGATTCGTATGCCGGGGAGTGGGTAAATGGGCAGAGTCATGGTATTGGGGTTCAGACTTGTTCGGATGGAAGCTGTTATGTTGGAGAGTTCAAGTGTGGCGTCAAGCACGGCCTTGGGTGCTACCATTTTAG AAATGGAGATAGGTACGCGGGGGAATATTTTGGTGACAAAATACATGGATTTGGTGTCTACCACTTTGCTAATGGCCACTGCTACGAAGGGTCATGGCATGAACGTCGTAAGCAAGGCTATGGTATGTATAGTTTCCGGAATGGTGACACCAGATGTGGGGAATGGGACTCTGGCACCCTTAAGAACCCTCTACCTCCACTAACTGATGCAGTCCTTCGGGCGGTTCAG GCTGCCAGAAGAACGGCAGAGAATGCAATTCATGTTCCCCGGGTGGATGAACAAGTGAACAAGGCAGTCACGGCTGCAAACAGAGCTGCAACCGCCGCTAGAGTTGCTGCTGTCAAAGCTGTTCAGAACAGGATGGACGGAAAGTTTTGCGAGACTACAGACGTCTAA
- the LOC117907608 gene encoding LOW QUALITY PROTEIN: probable N-succinyldiaminopimelate aminotransferase DapC (The sequence of the model RefSeq protein was modified relative to this genomic sequence to represent the inferred CDS: inserted 1 base in 1 codon): MMQLSQCTWTFPELLKRPAFLRRSIDSISSRSRSSSKYPSFMASASTVSAPNTEAEQTHNPPQPLQVAKRLEKFKTTIFTQMSMLAIKHGAINLGQGFPNFDGPEFVKEAAIQAIKDGKNQYARGYGVPDLNSAVADRFKKDTGLVVDPEKEVTVTSGCTEAIAATMLGLINPGDEVILFAPFYDSYEATLSMAGAQIKSITLRPPDFAVPIDELKSAISKNTRAILINTPHNPTGKMFTREELNVIASLCIENDVLVFTDEVYDKLAFEMDHISMASLPGMYERTVTMNSLGKTFSLTGWKIGWTVAPPHLTWGVRQAHSFLTFATCTPMQWAAATALRAPDSYYEELKRDYSAKKAILVEGLKAVGFRVYPSSGXYFVVVDHTPFGLKDDIAFCEYLIKEVGVVAIPTSVFYLHPEDGKNLVRFTFCKDEGTLRAAVERMKEKLKPKQ; this comes from the exons ATGATGCAGCTCTCTCAATGTACCTGGACATTCCCAGAGTTGCTTAAAAGACCAGCCTTTTTAAGGAGGAGTATTGATAGTATTTCGAGTAGAAGTAGGTCCAGCTCCAAGTATCCATCTTTCATGGCGTCCGCATCGACAGTCTCCGCTCCAAATACGGAGGCTGAGCAGACCCATAATCCCCCTCAACCTCTACAG GTTGCAAAGCGCTTGGAGAAATTCAAAACAACAATCTTTACTCAAATGAGCATGCTTGCCATCAAACATGGAGCAATAAACCTTGGCCAAGGGTTTCCCAACTTTGATGGTCCTGAGTTTGTCAAAGAAGCAGCAATTCAAGCCATTAAGGATGGGAAAAACCAATATGCTCGTGGATATGGAGTTCCTGATCTCAACTCTGCTGTTGCTGATAGATTCAAGAAGGATACAGGACTCGTGGTGGACCCCGAGAAGGAAGTTACTGTTACTTCTGGATGTACAGAAGCAATTGCTGCGACTATGCTAGGCTTGATAAATCCTGGTGATGAGGTGATCCTCTTTGCTCCATTTTATGATTCCTATGAAGCCACTCTATCCATGGCTGGTGCCCAAATAAAATCCATCACTTTACGTCCTCCGGATTTTGCTGTGCCCATTGATGAGCTCAAGTCTGCAATCTCAAAGAATACCCGTGCAATCCTTATAAACACTCCCCATAACCCCACAGGAAAGATGTTCACAAGGGAGGAACTGAATGTGATTGCATCCCTCTGCATTGAGAATGATGTGCTGGTGTTTACTGATGAAGTTTACGACAAGTTGGCTTTCGAAATGGATCACATTTCCATGGCTTCTCTTCCTGGGATGTACGAGAGGACCGTGACTATGAATTCCTTAGGGAAAACTTTCTCCCTGACTGGATGGAAGATTGGTTGGACAGTAGCTCCCCCACACCTGACATGGGGAGTGAGGCAAGCCCACTCATTCCTCACGTTTGCTACCTGCACCCCAATGCAATGGGCAGCTGCAACAGCCCTCCGGGCCCCAGACTCTTACTATGAAGAGCTAAAGAGAGATTACAGTGCAAAGAAGGCAATCCTAGTGGAGGGATTGAAGGCTGTCGGTTTCAGGGTATACCCATCAAGTG CCTATTTTGTGGTGGTGGATCACACCCCATTTGGGTTGAAAGACGATATTGCGTTTTGTGAGTATCTGATCAAGGAAGTTGGGGTGGTAGCAATTCCGACAAGCGTTTTCTACTTACACCCAGAAGATGGAAAGAACCTTGTGAGGTTTACCTTCTGTAAAGACGAGGGAACTCTGAGAGCTGCAGTTGAAAGGATGAAGGAGAAGCTGAAGCCTAAACAATAG